GAATATAAAATCACCTGAACCCCAAAAAGTAAACAATAAACCATCAAACAGTGGATTATCACATTTGGGAATGACTTGGACATCGAGTGTGCCAAAAAAGAAAAAATCATTATTGTATGCTCTTGCTAAAAAGGGAGTTGATAAACTCGGAATAATTGCAGGAAAAAACTTACAGCTCGAAAAAAAATACGATTCAAAAACCGAAAAAACCCGATTAAATTTTAATTCTCCAGGTATAGGATTCTCAAAAACTGTAAAATAATTTATTGGCTGTAACTATTTAGTCAACACTTCGTCCTATTACCACAACACAGAAAAATTGATACTATGAAAAGATTATTTATAATTAGTTTAGCTATTTCCCTTTGTTCTGGAACTTTTGCTCAAAATTCGACAGATACTTTAAAAAACGATACCATTAAAAAGAAGATTATTGTAAAAGATAGTTGGTCGAATAAAAAAGAGAAGAAGCATTTTGAGAAAAAACAATCAGAAAATCAGAATATATTTATTCGTAAAGAGGAACAAGATACCGTAAAGGTTGAGTTTATGAATAAAGATTTGATTAAAGCTGTTGAAGATGGAAACGGAGCTAAAGTAAAGGTCGGAAAAATTGGAAAATTTGCTTACAAAGAAGATAGAGATACCACAAAAATAAGGTTGGGAGGAAAGCAAATTAATATTATTGATGGCTGGAATGGAACTAGAATAAAAATTCAAAAAGTGCATCCATGGGATCCAAATCAGGATGAGTTTTTTGTAGAGAAAGAGCCCGAATTTAGAGGACATTGGGCAGGATTTGAAATGGGAATAAATGCTTTCACTAACGAAGATTATACTGGATACCCAAACGATTTTATGGAACTTGATGTGATAAAATCAATTGCAGTAAATTTAAATTTCCTTCAGTACGATATTAGTTTACAGAAAAATAGAAATACAATTGGTTTGCTTACAGGTATGGGTTTAGAATGGAACAATTACCGATTCGATAATGACATAACGCTAGCAAAAGAGGGTGGACAAATTATTCCTGTAGATTTACAAACAGCATACCCCGATTGGAATATTAAAAAGACCAAACTCACTTCTCTTTATCTTACTGTTCCTTTACTATTGGAATTTCAAATTCCTGTTAAATATAATCAAAGAAGAGTACACCTTTCGGCGGGTCTTGTTGGAGGATTACGACTTGGAACACATACTAAAATTAAACACAGTGGAAATAAAGATAAAGATCACGACGATTTTAACCTTAAAGCTTTTCGTTATTCGGCACAAGCACGTATTGGCTATCGTTCCTTAAACCTTTTTGCAAGCTACGGATTAACTGAATTGTTCGAAAGCAATAAAGGTCCGGAATTAACGCCATTTACAGTTGGCATAACTTTAATTACGTTTTAAAATAAATTAACAAACTTATTGTAAGGCTGCTTGCTGACTTTGTGTTACAGGCAGCTTTTTTTATCATTTTTACTGCAAAATAGATTCTTGCTATATCTAGCATAAAATTGTATATTAGGGGCATGAATAAAAAGCCCCTAACATTATTTATTCTAATTTGCATAAGCCTTGTTTTACCTGTAAAAGCAGAGTATCAGACAAGTCTCGATAGTCTGAATAAACGATTTGGAATTACATCTGGACAGGAGAAATTAGAGACGCTTCTTGAGATGAGTAAGGTCTATTGGAATATCGATCCGGTAGAAGGTATAGAATTGGCTAAACATGCTTTAGGAACCGCACAATCGCTGGAAAGCGAGAAGGAAATAGCAAAAGCAATGTACTATTTGGGAGTTGCTTATTATGTAGATAATCAGCTTGATAATTCTCTTGATTATTTGCTTAAAGCTCATCGTTTTTCACAGGTTCACAATTATAAAAAGCAAACAGCAGATATTAGTCGTTATTTGGCTACCGTATATTTCGAGACTGATAAGCTCGATAAAGCTTATACTCATACTATTCAGGCTCTGGACTTTTATAATAAACAGAATGACGAATTAGAAATTGCTATGTGTAACAATCTATTAGGATTGTACTATAAGCAAATGGGACAATACAATAAGGCTGTTGAGTATTATGAAAATAGCCTGAATTTAGGGCGTAAAATTTCAAAGAAATCTTTAATTGGTGCAATACTTAACGATATGGGAAGTATGTATGCCGAAATTGGGGATACATTAAAAGCTATCAGTATTTATAATGAAGCATTTTCCTATCATAAATCGAATGGACCAAATTTTAAAAGTGGTGCTTTCGAATTGGATTTAGCAGACTTATATGTTCAGAATGGAAAGCTGAAAAAAGCAAAAATACACTTAACCCAAGGTGGTGTAATTGCTCGAAATCTTAACTCTAATAGATTGTTAAGGGATTATTATAAAGTATTAGCTAATTTCGAAATTAGAAGCGGAAATTCTAAAAAAGCTGTTATGGCTTTCCAAAAATTACAAGCCTATCAGGATTCCGTTTCAAGTTGGCAACTGAGAAACAAAATCGATGAGCTGGATTTGCATCATACAATGAGTATTTCAAATCAGGAAAATGAATTGTTACGCAAGCAAAACCAAAGTCAGCAACTTAATTTTACCCGTCAATACATAGTAGGATTATTAGTTCTTTTGGTGCTTTTACTTGTTATTTTTTTACTTACAATAAGGTATCGAAATAATTTGAAGGATAATGAGTTATTGTATCTTAAAAATAGTTTAGTTCATCAGCATCAGGAAGAATTAATGGATGCCGTAAAGCGAATTAAAGTAAGTGAAGATAAATTGAGGGTAGCAAATAATACCAAGGATAAAATGTTTTCTTTAATTGCTCACGATTTAAGAGGTGCAATTGGAAATGTAAGTAATGGCTTAAGAATGTATCTTGGCGAGGAGGATTTAAATCTTTCCGAGAACGATAAGGAAGAGTTTCTTCAAGCTTTATTTAACTCATCCGAGAGTGCTTATGAATTAATGGAAAACTTGCTCTTTTGGGCTAAAAATCAAACGTCTACTTTATCGGCAAACAAACAGACGATTGATGCCAGTTCACTTATAAATTCTAATATTGGTTTGTATACCGATTTGGCTAAAATTAAATCAATAAACCTGTTTAGTTCTAAAAATCCTAATGTTGAGGTTTTTGCAGATTGGAATATGGTTAATACAGTTCTCAGAAATCTAATTTCTAATGCGATAAAATTCACCAATAAAAATGGGAATATTGAAGTTAGATCGGAGATTGGACAGTATTTTGTTAAAATTTCGGTTATTGATGATGGAATTGGAATGATGCCTGAGCAAATTGAAAATATCTACGACGGAAAAACTACAGATGGAACAGCTGCCGAAAAAGGAACCGGTTTAGGTTTGATGCTGTGTCGTGATTTTTTAATTAAAAATCAGGGTAAAATGATGGTCGAAAGTGAGATAGATAAGGGAAGTGTTTTTTCGTTTATTATTCCAAAACGCCCAATGAGCCACGAAAAATATTTGGAATTAGTAGAAAAAGAAACAATTATTTCTTGACAAATAGTTAAATTTAGTGCTGATAATACACAATTGCTTAAACTAAATTTAAATACCAATGAGATTATTACTAATCAGTAATTCAACTAATCCTGGTGAAGAATATCTGGATTATCCAAAAAACAATATCAAAGAATTTCTTGGAGAAAAACCGGTAAAAGCACTTTTTATTCCCTATGCTGGAGTAACTGTTTCTTTCGACGATTACGAAGCAAAAGTAAAAGCCCGTTTTAACGAAGTAGGACACGATGTAATTTCTATCCACCATTTCGATAATCCTGTTAAAGCAGTAGAGGAGGCCCAAGCTATTGTTGTTGGAGGAGGTAGTACATGGAATTTGCTGCATTTAATTCACAAGTATAATTTAACCGAACCAATTCGCAATAAGGTAATAAACGAAAAAGCACCATACATTGGCTGGAGCGCCGGATCTAATCTTACTTGTCCAACAATAAAAACAACTAACGATATGCCAATTATCGATCCATTAGGATTCGATGCATTAAACCTAATTCCTTTTCAAATTAATCCTCATTATCTGGATAAAAATCCAGCAGGACATGGGGGCGAAACACGCGAAGATAGAATTAACGAGTTTATGGTAGTAAACCCAGATATATATATTGCAGGTTTGCGAGAATCAACTATGTTTTTGGTCGAAAATGGTAGCATTAAATTAATTGGAGATAGAAATTGCAGGATATTTAAAAATGGTATTGATGCCTATGAATTAGGTGTAAACGATGATTTTAATTTCCTTTTAAAATAAGATTTTTAGCACAAAAAAGGCGGTTGAAAATAGAATCAACCGCTTTTTTGTATTTTAAAAATCTACTTCAACCACTATTGGGCAATGATCGGAATGAACCACATCTGCAAGAATTGAAGCCCCTTTAAGCTTGTCTCGCATCGGTTCGCTAACCATATGGTAATCGATTCGCCAGCCAAGATTTTTACCTCTGGAACCAGCTCTGTAACTCCACCAACTATATTTATCGGGCGATTGATCGAAAACACGGAAGGTATCAATAAAACCACTATCCAAAAATTGGCTTACCCATTCGCGCTCTTCGGGAAGAAAACCAGAGACATTTTTCTTTTTTTCTGGTCTGCTAATATCAATTGGTTTGTGGCAAATGTTAAAATCGCCTCCAATTATCAAATTTGGGCGTTCAATTTTTAGTTCGTTAATATAGTTCTGGAAATAGGCCAGCCATTCCATTTTATAATCCTGGCGAGGTCCGCCCGTTGTTCCCGAAGGATGATAAGTGCTAAAAACAGAAATGTCTCCAAAATCGGCTCTAATGGCTCTTCCTTCCACATCGTATTTTGAATTATCAATTCCCGTAACAATGGCATCTGGTTTTTCTTTTGTTAGAATACCAACACCGCTGTATCCTTTTTTTTCAGCAGAAAACCAGTAGCAGTGATAGCCCAGTTCTTCGAACAAGTTAGATTCT
This genomic interval from uncultured Marinifilum sp. contains the following:
- a CDS encoding outer membrane beta-barrel protein — its product is MKRLFIISLAISLCSGTFAQNSTDTLKNDTIKKKIIVKDSWSNKKEKKHFEKKQSENQNIFIRKEEQDTVKVEFMNKDLIKAVEDGNGAKVKVGKIGKFAYKEDRDTTKIRLGGKQINIIDGWNGTRIKIQKVHPWDPNQDEFFVEKEPEFRGHWAGFEMGINAFTNEDYTGYPNDFMELDVIKSIAVNLNFLQYDISLQKNRNTIGLLTGMGLEWNNYRFDNDITLAKEGGQIIPVDLQTAYPDWNIKKTKLTSLYLTVPLLLEFQIPVKYNQRRVHLSAGLVGGLRLGTHTKIKHSGNKDKDHDDFNLKAFRYSAQARIGYRSLNLFASYGLTELFESNKGPELTPFTVGITLITF
- a CDS encoding tetratricopeptide repeat protein, which codes for MNKKPLTLFILICISLVLPVKAEYQTSLDSLNKRFGITSGQEKLETLLEMSKVYWNIDPVEGIELAKHALGTAQSLESEKEIAKAMYYLGVAYYVDNQLDNSLDYLLKAHRFSQVHNYKKQTADISRYLATVYFETDKLDKAYTHTIQALDFYNKQNDELEIAMCNNLLGLYYKQMGQYNKAVEYYENSLNLGRKISKKSLIGAILNDMGSMYAEIGDTLKAISIYNEAFSYHKSNGPNFKSGAFELDLADLYVQNGKLKKAKIHLTQGGVIARNLNSNRLLRDYYKVLANFEIRSGNSKKAVMAFQKLQAYQDSVSSWQLRNKIDELDLHHTMSISNQENELLRKQNQSQQLNFTRQYIVGLLVLLVLLLVIFLLTIRYRNNLKDNELLYLKNSLVHQHQEELMDAVKRIKVSEDKLRVANNTKDKMFSLIAHDLRGAIGNVSNGLRMYLGEEDLNLSENDKEEFLQALFNSSESAYELMENLLFWAKNQTSTLSANKQTIDASSLINSNIGLYTDLAKIKSINLFSSKNPNVEVFADWNMVNTVLRNLISNAIKFTNKNGNIEVRSEIGQYFVKISVIDDGIGMMPEQIENIYDGKTTDGTAAEKGTGLGLMLCRDFLIKNQGKMMVESEIDKGSVFSFIIPKRPMSHEKYLELVEKETIIS
- the pepE gene encoding dipeptidase PepE gives rise to the protein MRLLLISNSTNPGEEYLDYPKNNIKEFLGEKPVKALFIPYAGVTVSFDDYEAKVKARFNEVGHDVISIHHFDNPVKAVEEAQAIVVGGGSTWNLLHLIHKYNLTEPIRNKVINEKAPYIGWSAGSNLTCPTIKTTNDMPIIDPLGFDALNLIPFQINPHYLDKNPAGHGGETREDRINEFMVVNPDIYIAGLRESTMFLVENGSIKLIGDRNCRIFKNGIDAYELGVNDDFNFLLK
- a CDS encoding exodeoxyribonuclease III translates to MKKIISYNVNGIRAAINKDIIGWLKQENPDILLIQETKAQPEQIESNLFEELGYHCYWFSAEKKGYSGVGILTKEKPDAIVTGIDNSKYDVEGRAIRADFGDISVFSTYHPSGTTGGPRQDYKMEWLAYFQNYINELKIERPNLIIGGDFNICHKPIDISRPEKKKNVSGFLPEEREWVSQFLDSGFIDTFRVFDQSPDKYSWWSYRAGSRGKNLGWRIDYHMVSEPMRDKLKGASILADVVHSDHCPIVVEVDF